GCATCACGAACGGCGCGGTGGACGTTGCCACCAGGTTGTCCAGCGACTCGGCGCTGACCGGGCGCAGCAGCACGTTGACGCCATCCAGCCGTCCCGCTTCGGCGCGTTTCACCAGGGCATCCCAGTCTTTGCTGTTACCCAGGTTCACGAGGGCGTTTTTGAGGCGTACGCACTCGTCCTGAGCGGAACACAAATCCTCTGTCTTCAGCACGATTTCACCGAAGTCATCGAGCAGTACCATGCCGGATTTTTGAATTGCCGAGCGCAGCGCCGGGCTGACGCGAGAATCATCATCCGGTTTGGGATGAAGCTGGCGGTTGACCGTCTGGGTGAGCGCATTGGCTTTGGTGACGATATCCGATTCCGGTAACGGCAGGGGAGGCGCGTCGTTCCAGATAATTTGCGAACAGTCGAACGGCATAAACGGTGAATTCTGACGGGTGTTCCACGCGCCCGGCGCATGGATATTACACATGCCTGTGCCCTTCAGACGCAGCGTATCGCCTACGCGCACGCCCGCGTCGTCCAACTGTTTAACGCTGGTGGCTTCGACGGTTTGCGCCCCTTTAAACCACGACAGGGTGAATTTGATCGGCATATCCAGCGGAACGAAAAGCAGCAGCATCGCGAAGACCAGTGCGGCCCCCCCGGCGATAACCGTGCTACGCAACCAGTGCTGAAGCGGGAAGTTTTTCACTTCATCATGCAGGGAGAGATACCGCCCCTGGCGCACAACGTGGCGGTCGAGATAGATATCAATATCCGTTTTATGGCCTAAATCCTGGACGATCCACGGTTGCCAGTGGCGTGGGTAGATCAGATCGATAATGCCAAGCGAGATATTGTTGAGATGTTCCTGATCGTTCTCGCCGAACAACCCCCAGCGCTTTGGCGTTCCGCGCAGGCAGTGGATTTCACGCAGCGAAGTTTTCGCGGGAGGGGCATACAGGCCCCATAACCCGGCGGCCAGCAGCAGGATAGCCCCCCCGGCGAGCCATGGCACGAACACGTCGGGCGTGAGCAGGCAGAAGAAAAACAGCAGGAACGCGACCACGATCAGCACCGCTTCGCGGATGCCATCCGGGCGGCTCAGGGCGTACTCTTCATGCGTCTCCTGACGGATGTTCAGCAGCTCAATCTGCTCGGTCTCTTCACCCCGAATCGAGGCCTGCGTGGAGCTTGCACGCTCCAGCGCAAAGCGCGGCGCTTCCTGAACGTATTCGCTCAGGGTGTGGCCGTTAAGCGTAATCACTAGCGGAAGGGCGTCGGTATGGATCAGCTCTACGCTGTTCTCATCGTTGATGTACTGCTCCCAGAAAGGCGGCAGATGCACCTCAACCGAGTCGAGGTAGTAGCGCCATTTATTGGGATCGTCGGTAGTGATGCCATAGCGGGTAATGGAACGCGTCACGCACAGCACCGTGTCGCTTTGCGCGTTCAGGTTGAGCGATACCGGCGCGGCAGTCGCCCCCGTCGGCCCGGGCGACTGCTGAGAGCGATTAAGCGTTTCAAGGTATTGTTCAACTGCGCTGCGTTCTTCTGGCGACAGCTTACGCGTGGTCGCGCCAGCAAAAGCGTTCAGGAAGGGCAGCCGATATCGGCGATGTACGCGACGCCTGTATAGCCACCCTGCAATCATTGCGCCGGCCAGCATAGCAGCGAGAAAAATCAAAATGGTGCTCATGCTTTCCCCATCTTACTTAATTTTCTTACAGGTGTAGTCAGTTGCACCTTTAAAAATGAAACAGAGTCTGTGGTTGGCTATCGGCAAGTAAGGAGTCGAACTTGAGCATTTTGAAGCGCATCCCAGTGATCGATGATGATAGCAAAGCCTGCCATGGCGCGATATCAGCAAATTCCTGGAAACATTTCAACCTCTTGACTTTTCTTTTGAATTGAGAACTACATCCTTTTACGTTGCAAGAATGTAAATAAAGAACAATTGACATTGCCGAAACCGTGCGGCATATCGCACAATAAAGCCAGATCACACAGCAAAGACCCATCAAGATGAGCAAACCACTACAAAAACCCACCATTCTGCACGTTGAAACGGTCGCGAAATCGCGTCTGTTTAATGTCGAAAGCGTGGACCTGGAGTTCAGCAACGGTGTGCGTCGCGTTTATGAACGTATGCGCCCGTCATCGCGCGAAGCGGTGATGATCATTCCCATCGTTGACGATCATCTGATTTTGATCCACGAATACGCTGTGGGAACGGAATCCTATGAGCTTGGGTTCCCGAAAGGGCTGATTGACCCGGGCGAGTCGGTGTTTGAAGCGGCAAACCGCGAGCTAAAAGAAGAGGCGGGTTTTGGCGCAAACGCGCTGTCGTTCCTCAAAAAACTGAGCATGGCACCGTCCTACTTTTCCAGCAAAATGAACATTGTGGTGGCGGAAGACCTCTACCCAGAATGGCTGGAAGGGGACGAGCCTGAGCCGTTGCCGCAGGTTCGCTGGCCGCTGGCGCATCTGATGGATCTGCTGGAAGAGCCGGACTTTACCGAAGCGCGTAACGTGAGCGCGCTGTTCCTGGTGCGGGAATGGCTGAAAGGACAGGGGCGGCTGTAGCCCATAAAAAAGCCGGGTGGCGGCGTCGCCTTACCCGGCCTGCGATGTTATGCCCGATTTTTATCGGGCATTTTATTTTTTAAAACAGCTCGTGCGTCTCGCCGTTATCAATCAGCTCTGTACCCACCTCATGCACCGCCTGCGTGGTTGGCTGGGTGCCTTCGATGAAATACTCTGCACGACTGTTGCCCCCGTTCGCCAGCTGCCCGGTGCTGCGGTCAATATTGACCGTCACTATGCCAGGTGGTGGCGTCAGCGGCTGCTCCGGCACTCCTTCCAGAACGGATTTCATGAACGCATCCCAGGCTGGCTGAGCGCTTTTTGCGCCGCCCTCATAACCGGAGATCTGATCTTTGATCGCGCCGGAAGCGGTGGTGCGGCCCAAATCGCGACGGTGATCGTCAAAGCCAATCCAGACGGAAGTCACCACGCCCGGGCCGTAACCGGAGAACCACGCGTCTTTCGAGCTGTTGGTGGTCCCCGTTTTCCCGCCGATGTCGTGGCGCTGCAAATCGCGCCCTGCACGCCAGCCGGTGCCCTGCCAGCCTGGCTCACCGAAGATGTTGGTGTTCAGCGCGCTCTTAATCAGGAATGAGAGCGGAGTGTTGATCACGTGCGGCGCATACTCAGGCGCGCCGGTTTGCGCGACCAGCGCCTGGTTGGCCTGCTCCAACTGCGGCTGCGGTACGGTTGAATTCTGCTGCTCCTGAGAGATAGCCACATCTTCCATATCCTTGTTCTCAAGCACGTTCGACTTCGGCGTATCGCCGTAAATCACCGGAATATCGCACTCGGCACAGGCGATTTTCGGTTTGGCTTCGAACAGAACGCCGCCCTGGTCGTTCTCAATTTTACTGATGAAATACGGATCGATCAGGAACCCGCCGTTTGCCATCACCGAGTACCCGCGCGCAACCTGCAGTGGGGTAAACGAGGCTGAACCCAGCGCCAGCGATTCGGTGTGAACGATGTTCTGCGCCGGGAAGCCGAAACGCTGCAGATACTCTGCGGCATAATCAACGCCCATCGCGCGCATCGCGCGTACCATCACCACGTTTTTCGACTGTCCCAGCCCCTGACGCAGGCGAATAGGGCCTGC
This region of Enterobacter cancerogenus genomic DNA includes:
- a CDS encoding intracellular growth attenuator family protein is translated as MSTILIFLAAMLAGAMIAGWLYRRRVHRRYRLPFLNAFAGATTRKLSPEERSAVEQYLETLNRSQQSPGPTGATAAPVSLNLNAQSDTVLCVTRSITRYGITTDDPNKWRYYLDSVEVHLPPFWEQYINDENSVELIHTDALPLVITLNGHTLSEYVQEAPRFALERASSTQASIRGEETEQIELLNIRQETHEEYALSRPDGIREAVLIVVAFLLFFFCLLTPDVFVPWLAGGAILLLAAGLWGLYAPPAKTSLREIHCLRGTPKRWGLFGENDQEHLNNISLGIIDLIYPRHWQPWIVQDLGHKTDIDIYLDRHVVRQGRYLSLHDEVKNFPLQHWLRSTVIAGGAALVFAMLLLFVPLDMPIKFTLSWFKGAQTVEATSVKQLDDAGVRVGDTLRLKGTGMCNIHAPGAWNTRQNSPFMPFDCSQIIWNDAPPLPLPESDIVTKANALTQTVNRQLHPKPDDDSRVSPALRSAIQKSGMVLLDDFGEIVLKTEDLCSAQDECVRLKNALVNLGNSKDWDALVKRAEAGRLDGVNVLLRPVSAESLDNLVATSTAPFVMRETTRAAQALNSPAPGGFVIASDEGSDLVDQPYPQVSLYDYPAQEQWGEFQRLAQMLMQTPFTAEGIVTGIYTDANGTRHIGLHRMPDSAGLWRYIGTSLLMLTMLVCIICNGYLAVRRYQRSRSRLADIQQYYENCLNPQLISAPESLIG
- the nudE gene encoding ADP compounds hydrolase NudE is translated as MSKPLQKPTILHVETVAKSRLFNVESVDLEFSNGVRRVYERMRPSSREAVMIIPIVDDHLILIHEYAVGTESYELGFPKGLIDPGESVFEAANRELKEEAGFGANALSFLKKLSMAPSYFSSKMNIVVAEDLYPEWLEGDEPEPLPQVRWPLAHLMDLLEEPDFTEARNVSALFLVREWLKGQGRL